The genomic window GATGGATTGATAAACCCACAATCATAGCAGATTTCTTTTATGGAATTCTGAGAAAGAGCTAAATAACTACATGCTTTTTCTAACTTTTTTTGAGTGATGTATTTAGCCGGTGTGCCATCATACGTTTTGTTGAATTTCCTTTTAAAAGAAGCCATACTGTTATTAGTCATAGCTGCCAAACGATGAAGGTCCAAGGGTTCATACAAATTAGCCTCGATGACTTTCTTAAAGGAAAAAGTTTTATCAGAAAATAGACGTCTTATAATTAAATTCAAGTGTGAAGACTCTTCGGTTTGCAGAAGGAGCAGAATAATTTCTTTTAACTTAACAACTAAAATATCCTCACTCAATGCTGTTTTATGTTCAAAAAATTTGGCAACACTCATAAAATAGGCTTTTATTAAAGCCGAAGCATCTTCTTGAAAGCTGTCTTTCTTCAAGGGATGACCTAATTCCTTCCAAAACTTTGGCTTTTCACCAGCAAAAACTTCTTGTAGTACTTTTTGATTGAAATGAACAATAATAGTACTTATATATCCAGCTTCAATTTTTAAGAAACTACGTTCAACTGTTCGGCCACATAATGAAAGAATGACAGTTCCTGTTGTAGCAAAAAGCCCCGATTTTGTTACATCCTGATGATCGCCTTGAAGAATATAGGCAAAACAAGATTCAGAAGGTAAACTTAATTCTTTCTCTATGGGCGTAGATAATTGATACCAAGAGAATAATGGTTTATCATACAACGTAATTTGATTAAGTTTTTGAGCCATAGAGTTTACATTTTGCCTTCTGTGATTTTTTATTTTATTTGTTGTAATTAATATTAATCTGCGAGCGGCTATGGCATGTGTCCACAGAGCAAGATATTTATATTTGGCGGAATGGAAATATGCTATTCTGTCCATAAATAGATAATTAGCAATCGGTTTTTATCCTTATTCTAGTTTTTTGGGGAGTGAACCAAGATTTACCTTTTGTATACATTTGAGCCTATGTGGAGTGTAGCAAGGTATATGTTTAAACGTCTTGGCTAAAAATAGTTTCAATTTCGTAGAGTAGCCATATTTCTTGTCATTGTTGTAGATAGTTTTATATGGAATCTGTTTTTTTAATAGAAATGTATTTAGCTAAACCAAGCCCTTCACTTTTCCATTTTTCTTTAATTAAACAAAAACCGAACTTTAAAAATTTTCTTTAACTAAACCTGGCATTTGAATTATTTCAACAAATCAGCCAAATTATTTTTTCTCACTGGAACTCCTAATTTTTCTTTCTAAACTATTTATCATCATCCAATTTAAACTTATCAATGGTGTAGTCTAAAAGTTCTACCCCTCCGTATTGACCGTGTCCGGGAATAATCCTTTTTAAATTAGGATAAGCTTTCTTAATGGCTATAACGGTTTCTGACCACTTTTGAGTATTAGCGTCTGCCAAATTTCCTTTTCCAGAATGCAATGCCTTTATTAAACAACCCCCAAAAAGAAGATTTTTAGAAGGAATGTAACTGACGATATTATCATGAGTATGACCCGGACCAAAATAGGAATTTATGACTTCTTCTGTACCGATCTTTAAATTAATTTCTCTATCAAAACTGATTTGAGGTACTACTTCTTCATTCTTTTTAGCTAAGGTAATAGTTTCTTTATAAGCATAAGAAGGTATATCCCTACTATGAAATTCTTGCAAACCTCCCAGACAGTCTTTATGGAAATGATTGATTACAACTGCTTTTATCTTAAACCCTTTTTCTTCTGTAATCCAATTTATTAATTCTACCGTGGTTGAATCATTAATGGCCGTATCAAATACAATTACTTCCTTTTTATGAGCAAATATTAATCCATTACAAGGAAAATCCCCATACTTTGGAATTTTGATATAAGAAGTGTGTAACCAGGTATTTCTACTTAACTTCTCAATTTTTAGTCCTTTAGATTGATAGGTATATTTTGTTGATTCCTGTGCACTGGTATTAAACTGAAAAAGTATAAAAAGTAAGACTATAATTTTTATTATAAATGTTGAACTAGATTTTACTAAGAGGTTTTGATCGATAATAAATTTCATAATTTTTCAATTTAATGCTACTACCCTATCTAAACTATAACTACTAGGAGATTTTAATCCAATCTTCTTCTTTGTATTAAAATAGAGGACTGTATGGTCTGCTCTTTTAAGTGTAAAAACTTCTTTCGCTCTTTGTCGAGTTTAAAATTATTAAAATCTTGTTGGGTATTAAATTCTACCAAGTGTATTTCAAACGATATCTCCATATTACTTTCTATAATATAATTTTTACTTGGAAGAATTCTAAAGCTTAGCCGACCTTTGTATTTTAATATTATTAGAATTGCACAGCTTCAAACTAATTAAAAACCACTTCCTGCCCTTCTTTGATATAAATTAACTGGGTTATGTAAATCATTGGTTATCGTTTTATAAAACTAACTTAAGAAAATTGATGCTATAAGCCTTCAAATGGACTCACTTAAAATAATATTTCCTACAAAAAGTCGCTTTTTTAATTAATAAATTAAAGGGAAATTTAAAATCTTATGACCCGTTATAAAATTTTATGTGAATTCAATATGTTATTTTTAATAGTATATTTATAAATAATGGTTAATAAAACACTTAAATTATTACCTATTTCATAAAAAATTAAAACTCAGTACACTTCTTGTCTAGTTGATATGTGGTTTAATTCACATTTGTACAGTTTCAGTCTACGTTAAAATAAACCTCTATTTACGTACATCCTATAATTTTACCATTGTATTATATAAACTATAATTTTTCGGAGAAATGCTACGGCTAATTACTTCTTATATAACTCATATTTTATACATATATATGTTCAAAAGGCATTTTTTACTTTGGAAATAATTAATCGAATTTTAATTATTAGGTAAAAATTTTTGAATAATAATTTAGCCTTAAAAAGAACAGAAACAATAGTAAGGGTTTATATTCCTTTAAATTTTAATTAACAAATATCTACTTATGACTACAGTTAACACAAACTTGATAAAGAATTCTTTATCTAAAAAATTTCTAAGGTATTATACTGCCTATTAGCATTCCTTATTTAATAGTTCACTAAGTAGCAGATATTCCAATAGTACGGATTCAAACGATCGCTAGTAGTAATCTATGGCATACCTTTTAAAATCATGTGATATCAAAAGTATCATCATCTTACATATTTTGATCTGATAATTTGAGGAACAAAATATTATTAAACTAATATAAATTGCATAATTCAATATTTTAATTTTTAACTATGAAAAAACACAGACTATTCTATTATATACCGCTTCTTTTACTATTCCCGATAGTAGGTATAGCTCAAAATGTCGAAGTCGATGTGAACGTCGATATCAAACATTCGGTAAACGGAGTCTCGGACTTCGGAAGGGAACGACACATTACCATACATTCCAATCTATATGAAGGTGACTGGGAAGGGGAAATGGACAAAGCGAAATACCTTATCGATGACCTGGATGCTTATTTTGGTAGGGATAATGGTAACGCATCTTTCTTATTTGGGTTTACCCCGGCAGATCCGGACAGGCGTAACAAACACGACAGGGATAGCTTATCTAACATGTTAGGGTTTTGGCGTGGTTTTTTTGAAGACCGCCTCGTTGATGAGAACCGCGTGCAATTTAAAGATAAGATACAGAGTATGATCATGGGTACCAACCCCCACCCTACCTATCCTACTTTGTCCTATCGTCACCCTAGTGGTTCCACTTGGGGACGTGCCAATGGAACTATTTGGATTCCTCAAGATATTGAAACTTCTGCGGAATGGGTAGTTCAGTATATGGACGAATTCTTTTCAACAGAAGATAACAATGAAATGCCCCTACCAAAGTACTGGGAGGTAATCAACGAACCTGACTTTGTGTTGAACACAGGACAGTTTATGATGTCCAGTTGGGAAGATATCTTCGAATACCATAACCTGGTTGCCAAAGGGGTCAAAGAGAAGTTGGGTAGCAAGGCACCTAAGATTGGGGGTATGACCTGGGGGCTTCATGACCTGTTTAGAAGAGACGGTTTCTCCAGGTTTAAAAATGTAGACTACCCTAAGAATTTCTATGGTAATACACCCGGTGACCAGGTAGCAATAGATTATGCAATCAGCCAGGTGGACAAACCTTCTTTCTTTGTAGATAGAGCACAACCATGGTTCCAGTGGGATGTTATCTGGAAAGGTTTTATGGATACTGCCGGTAAGAACATGGACTTTTATGCAGTACATTTATATGATTGGCCTACCTATGACAACAACGGGGGTGTGACCAGAAGGGGTGGACACGTGGAAGCTACCCTGGAAATGTTAGAATGGTATGACGTATCTAAAAACGGAGCAGAAAATAGAAAGCCTGTCGTAATTTCAGAATACGGAGGGGTAAATGGTTCCTGGGATTTCAAACCGCATGATACCCGGTATGACTGGGAGATCATGAAACCCTTTAGTGCCATGCTAATGCAGTTCTTAGAAAGACCGGACTATATTGAACTTACCATGCCATTTACCCCTACTAAAGCACAGTGGGGGGATACGGATACGAACGGGGATGGTACCCCGGAATATAGGTACCAATACAAAATGCTACGGGATGATGATGGCGATGGTGAATGGGAATGGAGTGACTATATCAAATGGTTCGAACTTTGGTCAGAAGTAAAAGGTACCCGGGTAGATACCAAGTCTACCGATCCTGATATCCAAGTAGATGCTTATATTGATGGGAATGACGTTTATTTAATTTTAAACAACTTAGAACCCATAGCCAGGGACCTTAACCTTAACTTCTTTGGTAACACCCCTAACTTGCAAAGTGTAAATACAAAGCATTTATACTTATCCGGGATAAGGGACGTAAAGCTAGACAATACTACAAGTACTACTGCCCCAGGTTCTGTAGAGTTAGCAGCAGATGGGACTATGATTATCAAATATACCT from Aquimarina sp. ERC-38 includes these protein-coding regions:
- a CDS encoding T9SS type A sorting domain-containing protein produces the protein MKKHRLFYYIPLLLLFPIVGIAQNVEVDVNVDIKHSVNGVSDFGRERHITIHSNLYEGDWEGEMDKAKYLIDDLDAYFGRDNGNASFLFGFTPADPDRRNKHDRDSLSNMLGFWRGFFEDRLVDENRVQFKDKIQSMIMGTNPHPTYPTLSYRHPSGSTWGRANGTIWIPQDIETSAEWVVQYMDEFFSTEDNNEMPLPKYWEVINEPDFVLNTGQFMMSSWEDIFEYHNLVAKGVKEKLGSKAPKIGGMTWGLHDLFRRDGFSRFKNVDYPKNFYGNTPGDQVAIDYAISQVDKPSFFVDRAQPWFQWDVIWKGFMDTAGKNMDFYAVHLYDWPTYDNNGGVTRRGGHVEATLEMLEWYDVSKNGAENRKPVVISEYGGVNGSWDFKPHDTRYDWEIMKPFSAMLMQFLERPDYIELTMPFTPTKAQWGDTDTNGDGTPEYRYQYKMLRDDDGDGEWEWSDYIKWFELWSEVKGTRVDTKSTDPDIQVDAYIDGNDVYLILNNLEPIARDLNLNFFGNTPNLQSVNTKHLYLSGIRDVKLDNTTSTTAPGSVELAADGTMIIKYTYASDISINQNSIEKKFYGEAVSNNERVQIKPGDNSFSVNGVTVPSNPAQAEAMLKVTANLFNDEDNDPNSFLSIKKLVFNGTEIEAPIDWRGGDQNRSRWFGTLEIPIPTNLLKEDNDIVIDFRHNGEVNVVNLLTWEFSKVPGRSTKGNTLSSSIEGLTNESPENIFLFPNPATGQVFIQGLAKDEQHTIKVYDLKGAQYLDQELGKDHILNIDSLPQGVYFLTLINQAQGNKTLKLVKK
- the bla gene encoding subclass B1 metallo-beta-lactamase — protein: MKFIIDQNLLVKSSSTFIIKIIVLLFILFQFNTSAQESTKYTYQSKGLKIEKLSRNTWLHTSYIKIPKYGDFPCNGLIFAHKKEVIVFDTAINDSTTVELINWITEEKGFKIKAVVINHFHKDCLGGLQEFHSRDIPSYAYKETITLAKKNEEVVPQISFDREINLKIGTEEVINSYFGPGHTHDNIVSYIPSKNLLFGGCLIKALHSGKGNLADANTQKWSETVIAIKKAYPNLKRIIPGHGQYGGVELLDYTIDKFKLDDDK
- a CDS encoding helix-turn-helix domain-containing protein, coding for MDRIAYFHSAKYKYLALWTHAIAARRLILITTNKIKNHRRQNVNSMAQKLNQITLYDKPLFSWYQLSTPIEKELSLPSESCFAYILQGDHQDVTKSGLFATTGTVILSLCGRTVERSFLKIEAGYISTIIVHFNQKVLQEVFAGEKPKFWKELGHPLKKDSFQEDASALIKAYFMSVAKFFEHKTALSEDILVVKLKEIILLLLQTEESSHLNLIIRRLFSDKTFSFKKVIEANLYEPLDLHRLAAMTNNSMASFKRKFNKTYDGTPAKYITQKKLEKACSYLALSQNSIKEICYDCGFINPSSFSRMFKSEFGYSPTEFKKNLNE